Proteins found in one Acidobacteriota bacterium genomic segment:
- a CDS encoding glucose 1-dehydrogenase, whose translation MPSELFDLTGRTAIVTGSTRGIGLAIVTALAEAGARVVVSSRKAEACEAVANDLRARGLEAIAVPCHVGRDDQLERLVRETRAALGPIDVLVCNAAVSPHFGPLTAIDDGALAKAFETNVRSTLRLCGLVLPEMADRRDGAIVVVSSIAGMSSGRQLGGYALTKAANLQLVRTLASEWGRHNVRVNAIAPGLVQTDFAEALWTNPDLLQTTVRATPLGRIGTPDDIAGAAVFLAAPAARWVTGQAIVVDGGLMANAF comes from the coding sequence ATGCCGTCCGAACTTTTCGATCTCACCGGCCGCACCGCCATCGTCACCGGCTCGACGCGTGGCATCGGCCTCGCCATCGTGACGGCGCTCGCCGAAGCGGGCGCACGGGTGGTCGTGTCGAGCCGCAAGGCTGAGGCGTGCGAAGCGGTGGCGAACGACCTGCGGGCGCGCGGCCTCGAGGCGATCGCCGTGCCGTGCCACGTGGGGCGCGACGACCAACTCGAGCGGCTGGTGAGGGAGACGCGCGCTGCACTCGGCCCGATCGACGTCCTCGTCTGCAACGCCGCCGTGAGCCCGCACTTCGGCCCGCTCACGGCCATCGACGACGGCGCGCTGGCGAAGGCGTTCGAGACGAACGTGCGGAGCACCCTCCGGCTGTGCGGGCTCGTGCTGCCGGAGATGGCCGATCGGCGCGACGGCGCCATCGTCGTCGTCTCGAGTATTGCCGGCATGAGCAGCGGGCGCCAACTCGGCGGGTATGCCCTGACGAAGGCCGCGAACCTGCAGCTCGTGCGCACGCTCGCGTCCGAGTGGGGCCGGCACAACGTGCGGGTCAACGCAATCGCGCCCGGCCTCGTGCAGACCGACTTCGCCGAGGCGCTCTGGACCAACCCCGATCTCCTGCAGACCACCGTGCGGGCCACGCCGCTCGGGCGGATTGGCACGCCGGACGACATCGCCGGCGCGGCGGTGTTTCTCGCCGCACCCGCCGCGCGCTGGGTCACCGGCCAGGCCATCGTGGTCGACGGCGGGCTGATGGCCAACGCGTTCTGA
- a CDS encoding FAD-binding oxidoreductase has product MRLDAFARPTVDDSAAASLTSRVAGTVLTPAHEGYDTARLVWNGMIDRRPGVILQCRSAADVAEGIRFARAHDLVLAVRGGGHNTAGYGTCDGGVLLDLGRLNGIQLDREAGLVRVQGGATWSQVDAVTQTIGMAVPGGVVSTTGVGGLTLGGGVGHLRRKHGLSIDCLRAVEVVTADGRTIRASEDDHADLFWAVRGGGGNFGVVTTFEFEMQPVGPEVVLLSVMVPIEAAPDVIPAWRDVMAKAPDDFTSQAYYWTIPAAEMLPPELHGRRVFAIAGMHCGPLADGEAFIAPLRRFATPVLDLSGIVPYAVVQGMFDAFFPPHEFQHYWKSLNLKRLDAEVLSTLDAWASARPSEHTLIDLWAMGGAVARVPADATAFGDRSMPFVLNFNTTWRDPGEAERNITWTREFFAAMEPFSTGGGYLNFGGLGEDIATEVPRTFGGNYTRLRQIKAKYDPDNVFRLNQNIAPHTGSQVC; this is encoded by the coding sequence ATGAGACTCGATGCGTTCGCTCGTCCCACCGTCGACGACTCGGCTGCGGCCAGCCTGACCAGCCGCGTCGCCGGTACGGTGCTGACTCCGGCACACGAGGGCTACGACACCGCTCGGCTGGTCTGGAACGGGATGATCGATCGGCGCCCCGGTGTGATTCTCCAATGCCGGTCGGCGGCTGATGTCGCCGAGGGCATCCGCTTCGCTCGCGCGCACGACCTCGTGCTGGCGGTGCGTGGCGGTGGGCACAACACGGCCGGCTACGGCACGTGCGACGGTGGTGTGCTGCTCGATCTCGGTCGGCTGAACGGAATACAGCTCGACCGCGAGGCCGGTCTCGTTCGCGTGCAGGGCGGCGCGACGTGGAGCCAGGTCGACGCGGTCACACAGACCATCGGCATGGCGGTGCCCGGCGGCGTCGTCTCGACGACCGGCGTCGGCGGCTTGACGCTAGGCGGCGGGGTCGGCCACCTGCGGCGGAAGCACGGCCTCAGCATCGACTGCCTGCGCGCCGTCGAGGTCGTCACGGCCGATGGCCGGACGATTCGCGCCAGCGAAGACGATCACGCCGATCTCTTCTGGGCCGTGCGGGGCGGTGGTGGCAACTTCGGCGTGGTGACGACCTTCGAGTTCGAGATGCAGCCGGTCGGGCCGGAAGTCGTCCTCCTGTCGGTCATGGTCCCGATCGAGGCGGCGCCCGACGTGATCCCCGCCTGGCGCGACGTCATGGCCAAGGCGCCCGACGACTTCACGAGCCAGGCGTATTACTGGACGATTCCAGCCGCCGAAATGCTGCCGCCAGAGCTGCACGGCAGACGCGTGTTCGCCATCGCGGGCATGCACTGCGGGCCGCTCGCCGACGGCGAGGCGTTCATCGCGCCGCTGCGCCGGTTCGCCACGCCGGTCCTCGACCTGAGCGGCATCGTGCCGTACGCGGTCGTGCAGGGCATGTTCGACGCCTTCTTCCCGCCGCACGAATTCCAGCACTACTGGAAGTCGCTCAACCTCAAGCGGCTCGACGCCGAGGTCCTCTCGACGCTCGATGCCTGGGCGTCGGCGCGGCCCTCGGAGCACACGCTGATCGACCTCTGGGCCATGGGAGGCGCCGTGGCACGTGTGCCGGCCGACGCCACCGCCTTTGGCGACCGCAGCATGCCGTTCGTGCTGAACTTCAACACCACGTGGAGGGATCCGGGCGAAGCCGAACGGAACATCACGTGGACGCGCGAGTTCTTCGCCGCGATGGAGCCGTTCTCGACCGGCGGCGGCTACCTCAATTTCGGCGGGCTTGGCGAGGACATCGCGACCGAGGTGCCGCGCACCTTCGGCGGCAACTACACGCGGCTGCGCCAGATCAAGGCGAAGTACGACCCGGACAACGTGTTCCGGCTGAACCAGAACATCGCGCCGCACACCGGATCTCAGGTGTGTTGA
- a CDS encoding PD40 domain-containing protein — MKRHVLVMLAAAAIAALSLPVLAQRGEKPAWDVAAPLGPTTDVAFDTDEGTWINVDVSPDGQRVVFDLLGDLYVMPIAGTGGTPATRLTNGPAFDMQPRFSPDGRRIAFASDRGGLTNIWVMDADGGNARAVSRETDWWVNSPTWSPDGQFVYARRHFVRERSLGAGEVWMFHVSGARGVQVTEKASWQKDAGEPAISPDGRYLYYSRDVSPGPNFDYNRSPYGVIYAIFERDLRTGRERRLVGRPGGSVTPRPSPDGKQLAFVRRVGTKSVLFVRDLATGVETPVFDRLDKDLQEAWAMHGVYPQYAWTPDGASIVIWGEGKIWRVDVAQKKGEVIPFVARIEQPVTDALRYPQQVHPDEFPVRLLRDVTTSPDGTHVAYSALGRIHVKRLPDGEVRRLSDDEVSESSPAFSPDGRSIVYASWTDEGKGRIRLAPAGGGSIRDLVSTPGHYTEPRFSPDGVQVVFRSVSGDNIRGFTHAETTGIFVVPVDGSAPPRLVREAGSDPRFDHTGERLYLRERRGEKFVLLSVDLSGGDEIVHLQSDNATAIVPSPDGKWVAFSERWKTWVAAFPRTGRPIDLGPRTQGFPVAQVSRDTGFSIHWSADSSKVHWVLGPDYFTRDLTKTFPFVESGVETPAEPEAAGVPIGFTTTSDRPEGAVAFVGARLVTMGGGPRGGVIENGTLVVEGNRIVAVGPSGQVRVPAGAHVVQARGKTIIPGIIDAHAHVGGERDGLLAQTSWPLVANLAFGVTTSHDPSNDTETVFTNAELIRAGRKLGPRLFSTGTILYGAETPFKAVIESYDDALSHLRRMKAAGAFTVKSYNQQRRDVRQMIVKAARELEMMVVPEGGSLLYLDLSLIHDGHTGVEHNLPPGNLYKDVVTLFSKSGTGYTPTLIVGFGGLSGEYYWYQHTNVWEHPRLLSFVPPDVVVPRSRRREMAADDDWHHILLARHTKKLADAGTSVQLGAHGQLQGLGAHWELWMFVQGGMTPLEALRAATIDGARYLGLDKDLGSLEVGKLADLVVLDRNPLENIRHSEAIDLVMANGRLYDAKRMNEVGNHSRTRARFWWD, encoded by the coding sequence ATGAAACGACACGTGCTGGTCATGCTGGCCGCAGCGGCGATCGCTGCGCTCTCGCTCCCCGTGCTCGCGCAGCGCGGCGAGAAGCCCGCCTGGGACGTCGCCGCGCCGCTCGGCCCGACGACCGACGTCGCGTTCGACACCGACGAAGGCACCTGGATCAACGTCGACGTGAGCCCCGACGGCCAGCGGGTCGTCTTCGACCTGCTTGGCGACCTGTACGTCATGCCCATCGCGGGCACGGGCGGCACGCCGGCGACGCGGCTGACGAACGGGCCCGCCTTCGACATGCAGCCGCGGTTCAGCCCGGACGGTCGGCGCATCGCCTTCGCGAGCGACCGAGGCGGCCTCACGAACATCTGGGTGATGGACGCCGACGGCGGCAACGCGAGAGCGGTGTCGCGCGAGACCGACTGGTGGGTGAACAGCCCGACCTGGTCGCCAGACGGGCAGTTCGTCTACGCGAGACGGCACTTCGTCCGGGAGCGGTCGCTCGGCGCGGGCGAGGTGTGGATGTTCCACGTGAGCGGCGCCAGGGGCGTGCAGGTCACCGAGAAGGCGAGCTGGCAGAAGGACGCCGGCGAGCCGGCCATCTCGCCAGACGGCCGGTATCTCTACTACAGCCGCGACGTCTCGCCCGGCCCCAACTTCGACTACAACCGCAGCCCCTACGGCGTGATCTACGCGATCTTCGAGCGCGACCTGCGCACCGGCCGGGAAAGGCGGCTCGTCGGCCGCCCCGGCGGCTCGGTCACGCCGCGGCCCTCGCCCGACGGGAAGCAGCTCGCGTTCGTCCGCCGCGTCGGGACGAAGAGCGTGCTGTTCGTCCGCGATCTCGCGACCGGTGTCGAGACGCCGGTGTTCGATCGCCTCGACAAAGACCTCCAGGAAGCGTGGGCGATGCACGGCGTCTACCCACAGTACGCGTGGACGCCAGACGGCGCCTCGATCGTCATCTGGGGTGAGGGGAAGATCTGGCGGGTGGACGTGGCGCAGAAGAAGGGCGAGGTCATCCCGTTCGTCGCCCGGATCGAGCAGCCCGTGACCGACGCCCTGCGGTATCCGCAGCAGGTCCATCCCGACGAGTTCCCGGTGCGGCTGCTGCGCGACGTCACGACGTCGCCCGACGGCACTCACGTTGCCTACAGCGCGCTCGGCCGCATCCACGTGAAGCGGCTCCCCGACGGCGAGGTCAGGAGGCTCAGCGACGACGAGGTGAGCGAATCGTCGCCTGCCTTCTCACCCGACGGCCGCTCGATCGTCTACGCGAGCTGGACGGACGAAGGAAAGGGACGCATTCGTCTCGCCCCGGCCGGCGGCGGTTCGATCCGGGACCTCGTCTCGACCCCCGGGCACTACACCGAGCCGCGCTTCTCTCCGGACGGCGTCCAAGTCGTCTTCCGCAGCGTATCCGGGGACAACATTCGCGGGTTCACCCACGCGGAAACCACAGGAATCTTCGTCGTGCCCGTCGATGGCAGCGCGCCGCCTCGACTGGTACGTGAAGCAGGCAGCGACCCGCGCTTCGACCACACCGGCGAGCGGCTCTACCTGCGCGAGCGCCGTGGCGAGAAGTTCGTCCTGCTCAGCGTCGACCTGTCGGGCGGCGACGAGATCGTGCACCTGCAGTCGGACAACGCCACCGCGATCGTGCCGTCGCCCGACGGGAAGTGGGTCGCCTTCTCCGAGCGATGGAAGACGTGGGTGGCGGCGTTTCCGCGAACCGGTCGTCCCATCGACCTCGGTCCGCGCACTCAGGGCTTCCCGGTCGCCCAGGTGTCGCGCGACACGGGCTTCTCGATCCACTGGTCGGCCGACAGCTCCAAGGTGCACTGGGTGCTCGGCCCCGACTACTTCACGCGCGATCTCACGAAGACGTTTCCGTTCGTCGAGTCGGGCGTCGAGACGCCGGCCGAACCCGAGGCCGCGGGCGTGCCCATCGGCTTCACGACGACGAGCGACCGGCCGGAGGGCGCGGTGGCGTTCGTCGGCGCGCGCCTCGTCACCATGGGCGGCGGGCCGCGCGGCGGCGTGATCGAGAACGGCACGCTCGTCGTCGAGGGCAACCGGATCGTTGCCGTGGGGCCCTCGGGGCAGGTGCGGGTGCCGGCGGGCGCGCACGTGGTGCAGGCACGCGGCAAGACCATCATCCCCGGCATCATCGACGCGCATGCGCACGTCGGCGGCGAACGCGACGGCCTGCTCGCGCAGACGTCGTGGCCGCTCGTCGCCAACCTTGCCTTCGGCGTGACGACATCGCACGATCCGTCGAACGACACGGAGACGGTGTTCACCAACGCCGAGCTGATTCGGGCGGGACGGAAGCTCGGTCCGCGGCTCTTCTCGACCGGCACCATCCTCTACGGCGCCGAGACGCCTTTCAAGGCCGTGATCGAGAGCTACGACGATGCGTTGTCGCACCTGCGGCGGATGAAGGCGGCAGGGGCGTTCACGGTGAAGAGCTACAACCAGCAGCGGCGCGACGTGCGGCAGATGATCGTGAAGGCGGCGCGCGAGCTCGAGATGATGGTCGTGCCCGAGGGCGGTTCGCTCCTCTATCTCGATCTCTCGCTCATTCACGACGGCCACACGGGCGTCGAGCACAACCTCCCGCCCGGCAACCTGTACAAGGACGTCGTCACGCTCTTCTCGAAGTCTGGCACTGGCTACACGCCCACGCTCATCGTCGGCTTCGGCGGGCTGTCGGGCGAGTACTACTGGTATCAGCACACCAACGTCTGGGAGCACCCGCGGCTGCTCTCGTTCGTGCCGCCCGACGTCGTCGTGCCACGCTCGCGCCGTCGCGAGATGGCCGCAGACGACGACTGGCACCACATCCTGCTCGCACGGCACACGAAGAAGCTCGCCGACGCGGGGACGTCGGTGCAGCTTGGCGCCCACGGCCAGCTGCAGGGGCTCGGCGCGCACTGGGAGCTCTGGATGTTCGTGCAGGGCGGCATGACGCCGCTCGAGGCGCTGCGCGCCGCCACCATCGACGGCGCGCGCTACCTCGGGCTCGACAAGGATCTCGGCTCGCTCGAAGTCGGCAAGCTGGCGGACCTCGTCGTGCTCGATCGCAACCCGCTCGAGAACATCCGCCACTCCGAGGCGATCGATCTCGTCATGGCGAACGGGCGGCTGTACGACGCGAAGAGGATGAACGAGGTCGGGAACCATTCGAGAACGCGCGCGCGGTTCTGGTGGGACTGA
- a CDS encoding DNA-3-methyladenine glycosylase, which translates to MPPTDYTRARRHLATVDPVLAAAIRQIGPCGLAGRVGRPPFETLARSIVSQQLSARAATTIFGRVQALLPDGRVRPADVLTLAETDLRSAGLSSRKIQYLRDLAQRVESGALRLDVLARRSDDEVVAALTQVKGIGQWTAEMFLIFRLRRPDVLPLDDQGLVGAVKALYRMRTAPTPERLTRLAEPWRPYRSVACWYLWRWMDEMRNGAGKT; encoded by the coding sequence TCGCGGCCGCCATCCGCCAGATCGGCCCGTGCGGCCTCGCCGGGCGCGTGGGGCGCCCACCGTTTGAGACGCTCGCCCGGTCGATCGTCTCGCAGCAACTCTCGGCACGGGCGGCGACGACCATCTTCGGTCGCGTGCAGGCCCTCCTGCCCGACGGCCGGGTGCGGCCTGCCGACGTGCTCACCCTGGCCGAGACCGACCTGCGGTCGGCAGGTCTCTCATCCCGGAAAATCCAGTACCTGCGCGACCTCGCCCAGCGCGTCGAGTCGGGCGCACTGCGCCTCGACGTGCTCGCCAGGCGATCGGACGACGAGGTCGTTGCCGCGCTCACGCAGGTGAAGGGCATCGGGCAGTGGACGGCCGAGATGTTCCTGATCTTCCGCCTCCGTCGACCCGACGTCCTGCCCCTCGACGATCAGGGCCTCGTTGGCGCCGTCAAGGCACTGTACAGAATGCGGACAGCGCCGACGCCGGAACGACTGACACGCCTGGCCGAGCCCTGGCGTCCGTACCGCTCGGTGGCGTGCTGGTACTTGTGGCGATGGATGGACGAGATGCGCAACGGGGCCGGGAAGACGTGA